In the Pseudomonadota bacterium genome, GAGCGGTGTAGGAAAAACTACCCTTGGATGGCTTATGGGAAAATACATGAAGCTCCCCTTTGTATCTTTGAGTGCCGTAAACATAGGGATTAAAGAAGTAAAAGAGGTTATGCAAAAATCAAAAATCCAGAAGATTATCCTCTTTATAGATGAATTCCATCGATTTAACAAGCTGCAACAAGATACATTTCTTCCCAATGTAGAATATGGAGACATAATACTGATTGGTGCCACCACCGAAAACCCATCATTTGAAATCATCTCTCCTTTGCTCTCGAGAATGAGGGTTCTCACCCTCAACCCGTTAACAGTGGAAGAGTTAGTAAGGATAATCAAGAGGGCCTTGAATGAGGATAAGGAATTAAAGGCAGGATCACTAAAAATTGAGGAGGACATAATCGAAGAGCTTGCAACCCTCTCCAATAGTGATGCAAGAAAGGCCCTAAACCTCTTAGAGGTATGCTACAAGATGGTAAAGGAGATGGGGAAAGAAAGCCCGGTTATTGACCGGGATATATTAAGGGAGGCATATCAGAAAAATATAGCGGTGTATGATAAAAAAGGTGAGATGCACTATGACCTTATCAGTGCTCTCCATAAAAGCATGAGAGGCTCTGACCCTGATGCAGCAGTCTACTGGCTCGCCCGTATGATAGAAGGCGGGGAAGACCCTCTTTATATTGTAAGAAGGATGGTAAGGTTTGCATCAGAGGATGTAGGCAACGCAGACCCT is a window encoding:
- a CDS encoding replication-associated recombination protein A, producing the protein MELFENNTSFEKDTRKPLADRIRPKTLDEFVGQEHILGKGKLLQVLLEKKDIPSMILWGPSGVGKTTLGWLMGKYMKLPFVSLSAVNIGIKEVKEVMQKSKIQKIILFIDEFHRFNKLQQDTFLPNVEYGDIILIGATTENPSFEIISPLLSRMRVLTLNPLTVEELVRIIKRALNEDKELKAGSLKIEEDIIEELATLSNSDARKALNLLEVCYKMVKEMGKESPVIDRDILREAYQKNIAVYDKKGEMHYDLISALHKSMRGSDPDAAVYWLARMIEGGEDPLYIVRRMVRFASEDVGNADP